The following is a genomic window from Bacteroidota bacterium.
CCACCGGTTCGGTAGGAACCGGGCTGTTCATTTCCTTGGCGTGTTCGGCGTAATTGCGGCCGATGCAGATGATTTTCATACGTATGCAAAAATAGCTGATCGCCGCAATTAACGGTTTACCGCGTCGATGTATTCGAAAATCTGATCAATCTGATCGTTGGTGAGTTTGGGAAACGCTGTCATGTTTTCGCGCTTGTATTCTACATACAGCCGTGTGGCATAGGCATCGCCGCTGGCAATTACTTCCTGCGCATTACGCACAAAGCGGTAGCGCCAGTCGCCGCCGGGCATGCGCTGTGTGGCGCCTTTAAGTCCTGGGCCTTTCTTTGGCTTATCGTCGGTGCGGTGGCACACGGCGCATTTGCGGAACAGTTTTTTGCCGGCTTCTTCGCGTTCGGTAAGCGCGGTACCGGCTGCTGATGCGCATAGAAATACAACGCCCAGCGACAGACTCAGCAATGCGACAACGATTTTATGTTTCACCATTTCGAAATATACTGCAAAAGATCGTCTATTTCTGCACGGCTGAGTTCGGGAAATGCCGGATGCGGCTGGTTATGCCAGTCGGCTTTGATTTTTACTGCATACGGTTCGCCCGCTGCCACCACCGAATCAGGGTTGCGGAACCAATGGTATTTCCAGTTGCCGGGCGGAATACGGTCAATTGCGCCCGGCATTACCCGGCACGAGCCACTGACACGATGGCACGACATACATTTCGATTCGTAAAGCAGTTGCGTAGCCGATTGGCGGTTAACTGCCTGAACGAGGCGGGAACTGTCGGGAGTAAGAAGTTTTTCGGGATGCGGTAAAAGCGTATCGTTGTTTGCAATACGCTCGTCATGCTGCTGCCGGAAGCAACCGGCAGCAGACACAACGAGGTAAAGGAGAAACAGTTTTTTCATCCGGCTTATTCGCCCGCATCGGCGTAGTCTAAGATAGCATCAATATCTTCATTACTCAACGTGGGAAATGCAGTCATCACAGCATTGTTCCATTTTGCTTTAATGGCAGTTGCATAGGCATCGCCCGAAGCGGCAAGAGCGGCCGAGTTGCGCACCCAGTTGTATTTCCACTCGCCGCCGGGAATACGGGTAAGCACGCCTTTGAGTCCGGGTCCGGTGCCATTTTTCTCCGATGCATAGTGGCACGACGAGCAGTTTGCCTTAAACAAGGCTTTGCCTTTGCTGTTTACCGGCGCTTTTGTGGCGGCAACAGGTGGCGGTGCGGTTACTTTCGGCTGAGCTGTATCGCCGCTGGCAATACGTTCTTCGTACTGATTGGGCATACATTTGGAAGGTGCCCAAAGCATAAGAAGAATGGCGGCAAAACCGAGGAGAAGATCCCAGGGATGATAGTTTTTTCCGGATGTTTTTTGGGTGGTGTTCATATTGAGTTGGAATTAGTGTTTTAGCAGATTTCCTTCGGGAAACAGAGGGAACGGTGGCTTCGACAAGCTCAGCCACCGCGACAAGCTCAGCCACCGCGACAAGCTCAGCCACCGGGGAAACAGAGGGAACGGTGGCTTCGACAAGCTCAGCCACCGGGGAAACA
Proteins encoded in this region:
- a CDS encoding cytochrome c, which codes for MNTTQKTSGKNYHPWDLLLGFAAILLMLWAPSKCMPNQYEERIASGDTAQPKVTAPPPVAATKAPVNSKGKALFKANCSSCHYASEKNGTGPGLKGVLTRIPGGEWKYNWVRNSAALAASGDAYATAIKAKWNNAVMTAFPTLSNEDIDAILDYADAGE
- a CDS encoding cytochrome c → MVKHKIVVALLSLSLGVVFLCASAAGTALTEREEAGKKLFRKCAVCHRTDDKPKKGPGLKGATQRMPGGDWRYRFVRNAQEVIASGDAYATRLYVEYKRENMTAFPKLTNDQIDQIFEYIDAVNR
- a CDS encoding cytochrome c, encoding MKKLFLLYLVVSAAGCFRQQHDERIANNDTLLPHPEKLLTPDSSRLVQAVNRQSATQLLYESKCMSCHRVSGSCRVMPGAIDRIPPGNWKYHWFRNPDSVVAAGEPYAVKIKADWHNQPHPAFPELSRAEIDDLLQYISKW